The Mucilaginibacter gracilis genomic interval CGTCGGCAACCAGCGCATCATGTTTGGCGGCATCGCCGCTCATTAAGGCGTCAAACGCGCCTTCGCATACCTGCGATGTTAATTCTATTTCTTTCCCGGCAAGGGCAGCGCGGCGTTTTACCAAATCGCTTGTGGGCTCTAATGTGGTTGATAGGGTTGCAATAACGCCAATGCGTTTCCCGGTTTGCACGGCTAAATCGGCCATCGGTTGGTCAACCCGTAAAACGGGCACATGTGCTACTTCGGCGGAGGCCTCAACGGCGGCACCAATAGATGAGCAGGTAACCAGTATAAAATCAGCACCCGAATCTTCGGCAGAAGCTACGTAATCGGCAACGCGTTTACTAATAGCTGGTGTAAGTTGGCCGCGTTCGCGAATGTTGCGTACCAGGCTATCGTCAACAATATTAAATGTGGTTATACCCGGCAAATACTCTTTACAAAGCTGCTGAAATACAGGTATTAGCGTATGCGACGTGTGGATAAGTCCTAATGTTTTTGGTTTCATAATTATGTGGTTGTTTGGCCTTTAAGCACTAATTCAAAATAATTTTCGGCACCTACCTGGCCGCCTTTAAAGTTTACCTCCATACCATCGGCTGCCGAACCCGGCGCGTAAGCTTTGCATAACGGCGCTCCCGGCGAAACTGGAACTATCATTTCAACCGCCTCTATACCCATTGCGCGTGCAACATAGCCTGATGTATCGCCACCGGCAATGAGCAACCTTTGTAAAGTGGTTTTACCTGCCACACCTACGGCAATAAGGCCCAGTGCGGTACCATAAAGTTGCGCCGTTTTTTCGCGGATGTCGTTTTGGGTTAAACCTTGTTGGGCAAAAAAATCATACGTTTTCTTAAAACGCGGGTCTTCTGTACCCAAACTGGTATGTATAATAACCGGGATACCCCGTTGCAGCAGTTGCGCAATTAAATGGATATAAACAGCAACCGTAGTTTTGAGATCTTTTGAGCTTGCAATAGCAATGGTGTCGAGGGCTATATCGGCAAAATTATTATCTATAGCATATTCAATTTGTATTGCCGTAACCGGCGAGCAACTGCCCGATACCACTAACATGGTTTTAGCCTCTCCGGCAGCTTGCCATTCTGTTTTGCTTTGCGCGATACCCTGAGCGGCCCACAACTTACCCAGGGCCATCTCTATACCAGAGGAACCGATAGAAAACAAGGGCTTATCTGCCGATGCATAACCATCAATCAGTTGAGCTATGGGAAATAGCTGGTCTTCGTACAAGGCATCAAACAATATAATTTGCTTACCGGCATCTACCTGCTCCTGTAATTTTTTCTCGCTTTGTTGCTGGGACAAACCAATGGTTAAAATATCTATCAGGCCAATGGTTTGTACGGTTTGTTTAGCCAGGTGCAAACGCAAATCGCCTTCATCTGCCGGGGTAACCGGGTGCTTGCTCATTGACGGATGCCTGTCCAGCCGGAATATTTCGCCTTTGCTGCCTATCCCCATACGGGCAAACAGGTTACCAAAAGCGCAATACCTGCCCAATGCAGGGGCGGCTACCAACAGCGGTATAAATGGTGCGCTAAATATTTTTGCGCCAATATCGGCAGCTTTACCTATGCTGCCAATGCGCGGCGACGAATCAAACGTAGAGCATACCTTATAGTGTACATGCGGTACTCCTAATTGCTTCAGTGCCAAAAAGGCGGGCAGCAATTGGCCTTCCATATCGGCAGGCGACATCGATCGCGTCATGCCTGCTACGCCGATGGCTTGCAGGCCGTCGTACTTTTCTAACTGCTCAACCGTGGGAGCTACTATAAACAATACCGTTTTTATACCGGCACGGGTTAAAAATTCCAGCGCATCGGTTGATCCCGTGAAATCGTCCCCGTAGTAGGCCAGTAAAAGTTTATGCTTGTTTGCCATTATTTACTGCCAAATTTTGTAACCGATTTTGCAAATTCGGGGTATTGCTTTGCAGCATCCTGTAAAGTTAAGCCGTTTACTGCACCCTCCCAGGCTTGTTGCAGGGCCACTACCCCACCGCCCGGCCCATCGGGATGGGCCATAATACCGCCGCCCGCCATATAAAGCAGATCGGTGGTGCCGGTGCGGCGATAGGTTTCGAATGCCTGCCCGCCCCATTGCCCCGATGATACAACCGGAATAGGTGTTTCGCCTTTAAACAAAGGCGTTAAACATGCTTCCATCGAGCGCACTACCGAATCGTCGCTTTCCCAAAATTTGTTTTGGATGCCGTTCACATGTAGTTGGTCAACCCCGGCCAGTCGCCAAAGTTTTTGATACGCCGGGAACTCAATACCCAGCAATGGGTGCCTGTTTATCATTCCCCAGCCGTTGCGATGGCCATGTATCACCAGTTGGCCCTGGTCGCAAATCTTTTTTGTGCCTGCCAGGCCAACGCTGTTGATGCTTATCATAGCGCAGGTGCCGCCGGCTTTAACAATGTAATCGTATCGCGCAAGCATACTATCAACCTCGTCGCTCAGGTTGAAGGCATACATCACTTTTTTGCCCGTTTTATCTGCATGAGCATTAATTACATGCATAATGGCATCAACCCTGTCTTCAAATTTGGAATTAGCTGCCGATGATAATAGCTCATCATCTTTAATAAAATCAATACCTGCTTCGGCCAGGGTTTTTACCAACTGCGCCGTTTGCTGTGGCGACATGCCGATGCTGGGTTTAATGATTGTGCCAATCAGCGGCCTATCTTCAACACCGGTACTTTTGCGGCTCCCGGCAATGCCGAAACGTGGGCCTATAAAATGCTCGCCATAACTTGGCGGCAAATCAATATCCATCAGTTTTAAGCCCGTAAATTGAGTTATCTCGTATAAATTACCCTGTAAGGTAGATACCAGTACGGGCAGGTTATAACCAAAATTTTCTATCGACCACGAAACCTCAATAATGGCTCGATGGTACAAACCATCCTTAGCAGTAGCTCCCGGAATAGCCGGTTGGGTTACCGATTCCAAAGGTGTAATTTTTTCAACCCTCGCAGCAAAGCGCGCCTTCAGTTCCTCCGTTTCGCCGGGAACGGCTACAAACGTACCTGATGATTGTTCACCTGCCAAAACCTGCGCGGCTTTTTCTAAAGCGTACGGGGTTTCTATATAATATTTAGCGGTTATTCTTTCCATTAAGCAATACTCTTTTTTATTTTATATCCGCTTACGCCGAAGTATAAGATCACAATAAAACAGATCAACGGAATGATATAGCCGATCTGGATGTTATCGCCATTTAAATCAATAACTGTTGCCATTAAATAAGGCACAACCGCCCCACCTACAATGGACATAATGAGCCATGACGAACCAGGCTTGGTATCATCGCCAATGCCATCTATCCCCAAGGCGAATATTGTTGGGAACATGATAGACATGAAGAAACCGATAGCACCAAGGCAATAAACTACATAACTGCCCTTACCTAAAATTGCCACCGCGCATAATAACGCCGCTACAACCGCGTAAATAGAAAGCAGTTTGTGAGATTTGATGAACTGTAGAAAGATAGTACCCACAAAGCGGCCACCCATAAATAAAAAGCCATACATGGCTAAATAATATCCGGCCTTTATTTCGTCAAAACCAGCACCTTGCTTGGCCATACGGATAAAAAAACTGGTTACACAAACCTGTGCGCCAACATAAAAAAATTGTGCTACTACCGCCCACGATAGATGCTTGTGCTTTAATGCCCCAAAAAAGTTACCCCCTGATGTTTCTTCTTTAGTTGATGCTTTTATTTCGGGTAATTTGGCAACAAAAAATAAAATTGCAACCAATGCTAAAGCAATAGCTAATACAGTGTAAGGCATTTTTACAGACGAGGCTTCGTGCAAAAAATAGGCAGAGCGTTGGGTTACCGACATGGCTTTTAATTGTACCTCGCTATAATCGGTACCCGAAAGTATGAGTTTGGTACCTACAAACGGCCCAACCATAGCGGCAATACCGTTAAAAAAAGCCGCGATATTTAACCTTGTTGTAGCCCCGGCCGGGTCACCCAATATAGCCGAATAAGGGTTAGCAGCAGTCTCTAATATGGCAATGCCACAACCTATAATAAATAGCGCACCTAAAAACCCGGTGTAAGCCAATGCATTTGCCGAAGGAACAAACAATGCTGCGCCAATAGTAGCTAAAACCAAACCAATTATGATGCTGTTTTTATAGCCAAACCGCTTTAGCAGCATCCCCGCCGGAACGGCCATAAGGAAATAGGCCAAAAAGATAGAGGTATCAACCAATGTAGATTGACGGTTGTTTAACTGGCATGCCTTTTTTAAGTGCGGAATAAGGATGCCATCGAGGTTGTGTACCATTCCCCATAAAAAGAACAGGCTACATATCAGCACAAAAGGCAACATCAATGTTTTGCCTTTTAATGAGCTTTCGGAAATAACTTCGGTATTTGATGCTGGTTGCATGATATGGTTTTAAACGGTTTGTTTTTTTACAAGTAACAAATGATCGCACACCACAACCACTTCGCCATGCTGGTTAATAATTTCTACATGTTCGGTAACGGTGCCGTATTCGGGCTTTTTGGCCCCGGCTTTTTCGGATATGGTAATTTCGGAGTGGATGGTATCACCAATAAAAACAGGCTTTACAAAACGTAGCTTATCATACCCCTTTGAAAACGCTTCGGGATTAATTTCCGAAGCGGTTAGCCCGATACCGATACTAAATATCATGGTGCCATGCGCAATGCGTTGTTTAAACGGCTGCGTGGCGCACCACTCGGCATCCATATGATGCGGGAAAAAATCGCCTGTATGGCCTGCATGTACCACAAAATCTGTTTCGGTAATGGTACGGCCAAAGGTTACGCGTTTATCACCTATGGTATAATCTTCAAAAAAAGTTGATTTAAAGTACATTGTGTATTTTATTGGTTATTAGGTTATTGGTTTTATTTGCTTTTTAAATTCCCATCTTGAGAGGGGCGCAGTGGATTTGTGTGGTGGCAGGGGTGTGTTATTCATCGCGTGGAGAAAAAACACACCCCTCCGCCCCTCTCAAGAGGGGAATCGCACAAGGCCCTCGCTTTTATTATTACCAGGTTGATTATCAATATCCGAAATCGAAACTCCGAAATCCCAAATCATTAAAATCTTTCACTTACCACCACGCCGCCATTGTCGCTCGATAGGTAGGCACTTTCAACAACGGCCATCGTCTTTATAACGTCCTCAACACTGGTTGGCAGCACATCGCTTTCGCCGTTTTTATAACGCATCAGGCTGCTCATGGTGCCGATAAATGCATCCGGAAACCAGGAGCCTTCCAGTTCAATTTCGTGCCATTCGGGAGTTTTGCCTTCTTCTAAAACGCAATATTCAAATTTATCGGGCACGCCGTGCGGGTAATCCATCAGCAAACCCATACGGGCCTTAATTGCGCCTTTGGTGCCTTCCCATTTAATAAAGCTTTCCTGGTTATGCGGCCCAAAGGAATGATCGTGATTGGTATTGATAACGGCGTGCATGGTATCGCCATAATCAAACAAAATGGTTGAGCGCGACGACGATAAAGTTTTGGCCGGATGTTTCAATGTTTTAGCCATCACCGTTTTAGGGTCGCCCAAAAACGACCGCATCAAATCAATATAATGGATACTGTGGTATTGTATCTCCAAACGTGGATGCACCATTACATGCGGAAACAATTCCCAGGGGGTTTGTAAAGTTACGCGTACTTCCATATCGTATAACTCGCCTATTATGCCCTGCTCTATTAAATACCGGGCGGCGTTAACGTATGGTGCAAAACGGAGCTGGCAATTAATAGCTGCTGCCAGGTTTTTACGCCTGCAAACCGCCAATATTTTTTTACTCTGCCAAAAGTAGTCGCCCATGGGTTTTTGAATGAGCACGCCTACACCATCGGGCAATGCCTCCAGGGTTTCAATAAACTGATCGGGCATGATAGTAATATCGTAAACCGTATTGGCCGGCGAATGGGCAACTGCATCGGCAACGTTATCATAAACGTTTGGAATGCCCCACTCGGCGGCCAGTTTTTCGGCTTTGCCACGGGTGCGGTTAGTTATGCCAATTACATTAAAACCGGCCTTTTTATAGGCGGGCAGGTGTGCATCGCCAACAATGCCACCTGCGCCAATAATAACAATAGGTACCGCAGTATGTGGTAATATGGGTTTATAAGGTATTTGCATAATTTACAATTGGTTTATCTATTGCGCTTATTTTTTGCTGCCCGTGGGCAAGCAATTGCGCAACAGGTGTAGCTGTATTAATAGCAGCAAGTACAAGGTCGTCAATAATTTTGGCAATTTGCGCCCAATTGCCTTTTTGCGGTAACGAACGGGCGGTTTGGTGCAGTTGCTCCAATTTATGGTAATATGGTATAATGGCGTTAATGCCGCCATCAACCCAGGTAGAAATGCGACAGCCTATGCCGCCTTCAAGCGTTAATAATTTATCGTTACGGGCACTAACAGCGTAGCGTATAAAATTGTAAGCTGTTTGTTTATGCTTACTGCCCGCACCCACCGCATATACCCAATACACATTTAACGATGCCGGTTGGTTGCCCGCAGTATGTGGCATGTAAGCTATATCTACTTTGTTTTTCACTACCGATTCGTTTATCACCTCGCACATTGATGCAAAGCCAAACCAGTTAACCATCATGGCGGCTTCGCCACGGGCAAAGGCCATACCCGCCTGTACCGATTCGTATTGCATGGTATTGGGGTGTACAGCCTGTTTATCGCGCAAAATATCGCGGTAAAAAGTAAGGCCCTCCAACGCTTCGGTGGTATCAATGTTGATGAGGCCGTTATCGCTAACCAAACTGCCGCCACGTGTCCATAACTGGAGGCAAAAATCAAAAACGGTATTATGGCCGTCCGGCAATCCGGCGAAGACTGTTCCATATAAATTCTCTTCCGGACGGTGGAAAAATTGGGCAACGGTTTTAAAGTCATCCCAGGTTTTTGGCACTTGTAAATGCTTGCCGTGCAGCTCGTGGAACCTTTTTATTTCTTTAACATCGGTAAATAAATCTTTACGGTAAATTAAGCATTCGGGGCCGTCGTGAAAAGGTAATCCGGCAACGGCTTCTCCAAACTGCTGCATCGATAGCAGCGAACTGCTCCATCCCCAGGGATAATCATCGGGCGGGTTTTGTGTAATGTAGGGTTGCAAATTCTCTAAAGCCCCGGTTTCCCAGGCTTCGTAAAGCCAATCGGTAACTACGTGTGCAATATCCCAATCGCCATTTTTAAGGCCGTTTTGTTCTAAAATAGCATTGTGTAAATCGTCCAGATCCATCGGCACCATTTCGGCTATTAAGGTACAACCGGTTTCGGCACAATAGTTATCCCATAGCTTTTGCAGGGCAGTTTCAAACGGTCCAAATTTGCGGACGGCTATTTTTAATGTACCGCTACTCATGCTTGTTTATTAATTGCTGTATAATGGTTTGGTTATCCTCGCCAAGTTTTGGTGAGCCTTTAGGCGATGTAAGCAACTCGCCATCAATACGGATGGGGCTGCGCGTGGTGCGATAATTAAAACCATCGCTCATGGTTACCTGCTGTAGCATATCCAGGGTTGTAAAGCCCTCGTGCGCCATTAGTTTATCCCACGATAACACTTCGGCACACCATATATCGGCCTTTTGCAAAATATCAAGCCATTTTTGGCTGGTGCCCGATAATAAATGACCGGCTAATATGGCCTTAATTTCATCCCGCTTATGGAAAGCTTCGGCAACGTCTGTATAAGGTAGCAAAGCATCACAACCTAATAAAGTACCCAGTTGCGGTATGGAGCCCATAGCCAGGGCCATATAACCATCGCCGGTTTTGTATATGCCGTAAGGCGCACCTAAATAAGCATGAGCATTATTTTTTTCAGATCTTTCAGGCAATTTACCATCGTAATAATAGGTGGTAATGGCCTCAAACTGAAAATCGATGGCCGATTCGAGCATGCTTACCTGTACCAAAGCGCCTTCGCCACTAATGGTGCGGCGCAATAGGCAGGCTAAAATGCCTTGTGCCAAATGGTTGCCCGCCAGCATATCAATAATAGACAAGCCCATGGGTACGGGGCCGCCTGCGTTGCCACTTAACCAGGTTAAGCCGGTTAACGATTGCAACAATAAATCCTGACCAGGCTTATCTTTCCAGGGACCTTCATCGCCATAGCCGGATATTTCGCCGTAAATTACCGATGGGTTTACTTGCTGCACGCTGGCATAATCAAAACCCAAACGCTCCATTACGCCGGGGCGAAAGTTGTGCATTACCACATCGGCTTGTTTTACCAGTTGCCATATTTGAAGCTTATCCGCTTCGTTTTTAATATCGGCAGCAAAACTTTCCTTGTTACGGTTAATGGCATGAAATACCGACGACTCGCCATTCATGATAACGTTAGAGGTGTACAAGTGGCGGCATATATCGCCCGTAACAGGTTTTTCAATTTTTATAACCCGCGCACCCAAATCGGCCAGTTTTAAAGCTGCCGAAGGCCCCGATAGGAACTGGCTAAAATCGATAACCAAATAGTCTTCCAGTGGCTTCATATCAGGTTATATTGTAAATTAATGGCTTCGGTTTGTGCGCCGGGGCGCGGCGCGGCCACATCCGAATATAGTTTTTCTCCGTTAATACGGATGGGGCAACGGGTTGTACTCAAACTGCTGCCATCGGGCAGTTTTACTTCCTGCTTCATTCCCATTACTTTATAGCCTTCGTGCTCAAGGGTTTCCTTATAAGTTAAAACTTGGGAGCACCAAATGCCTTCGGCTTCCAGTTCACTTAGCCACTTGGTTGTGGTTTTTTGTTTTATCTTTTCTGCCAGCAGGGTCATAATCTCGTCGCGCTTATCAAACCACGATGCTTTTTCGGGGTATAATTCGGCAAGGTTATCAACGCCTAAAGCCTTCCCTATTTTAAACAAGTCGCCCATAGCCAGGGTAAGGTAACTATCCTGTGTTTCATATATCCCGTAAGGGGCGCTTAAATAAGCATGGCCGTTGCCTTTTACGGCACTGCGTTGCGGCAGTTTACCGCCATCGTTTAAATAGGTGGTTATCACTTCAAATTGCAAGTCAATCACCGATTCCATGAGGCTCACCTCTACCAGCAAACCCGTATTGGTTTTGGCGCGTTTAATTAGCGCGGCTAAAATACCTTGCACAAAATGCGCACCGCAAATCATATCGGCTGTAGCCAAACCAAAGGGTACCGGGCCGGCATCATTAGTGCCCGATAAATAGGCCAAGCCGGATAAGGATTGAATCAATAAATCCTGGCCGGGACGCAAAGCCCAGGGGCCTTTTGTGCCATAGCCGGTTACAACACCGTAAACTATGCGCGGATTAATAGCCTTAACCGACTCATAATCGAGCCCAATTTTTTCCATTACGCCGGGGCGGAAATTATGGGTAATAACATCGGCCTGTTTAATGAGCTTTTTTATGCGCTCCATATCATCCGGGTCTTTCAAATCTGCCGCGTACGATTCTTTATTGCGGTTAATGGTATGAAAAACCAAACTATCACCATTTACAAAAATATTGCGGATGGCTATCTGGCGGCCAGCTTCGCCTTTTACCGGGCGTTCAATTTTAATAACGCGCGCGCCCAAATCGGCAAGCCGCAAGCCTGCTGTTGGCGCGGCCATAAACTGCGCAAACTCTAATACAAGCAAACCCTCCAATGGCTTTATCATGCCTGTACCTTTTGTTTTGATTGCAGATAGAGGTCGTCCATTTGCTTTAATACTTCGCGTTCATCGCCGCCGTTCATCAGGTAATTGCGTACCATATCGCCTGCATGATCCTGAAAAAACATGTGGCCAAAATACCGCGGGCGCAAATAGGCACGTTGCAATGCCGGTAAAGTATTGGCAAAATAATTATGCGTTATTTGATTAGTTTGGGCATCCGTCCAGGCGGTTAAATGCCCTGGCTGGCCGCCATTATGGGTATATAAGCCAAGCTGGCAAGCGGGTGATGCCACAAATTGAGCATATTGCATGGCTATATCAACATGTTTGCAATTTGACGAAATGGCAATACCCGTACCGCCTAACGAGCTGCGTAAATTTGAACTGCCGTTAAGGGTTATCATGTCATGAAAATGAAGCAATTGACGTGCATAACCATTGCGCGAATAATTTGAATAACCATAAGCAAACGGGCAATAAGCTATATCATCGCCCAGCGTCATGGTTTCGTATATCTGGATCGGATTTTTATTAAAACAAGCCACATCGATGTTTTGGGCCAGCTCCCTGTATAATTGCAGTGCTTTAATACCGGTGGCTTCGCTTATCACTTTGTCTTCCTGCTGGCAAGGGTCTTCGCCCAGTGAACAGCAAAAAGTATAAAACGTCATTAACGAATCTATCGGTATGGCCGGAAAAGCTACCAGGCCGCGTTTTGCCAGGGCAAGCAAATCGTTATAGGTTTTAGGCAGCTCCAGGCCGTATTTTTTAAACAGATCGGGGCGGCTGGCGGCTACCGGCGTTGCAGCATCTATTGCCAACGCCCACTGGTGCCCATCGTATGAGTAACTTTCGTAAGAATGGCCAACGGTATTTGCTTCCTGATCTTGCAAAAAGCTTTTCGATAAATATTTATCAAACGGAAGTATCGATCCTGTTTTAGCGGCAAAACCAGCCCAGGGATGGTCTATCACCAATAAATCATACCTTTCGGCTAACTGCTGGATGGAAAGATCTGCGAATTGTTGTAGCGAGCGCTTTTCCCAGGTTATGTTTACCAATGGGTTTAATTCGGCAAAGCGCTGCGCAGTGGCTGTCATGGGTACAAAACCGCGGCTATGGTTCCAGGTAATTCCTTTTAGTGTAATGTTATCAAGCATGTGTATCAGTATAAACCATAATTTAATCGCTCAAATTATTGAGCATAGCTTGTGCAGCAATACGCGGCCTAACAATAAATTGGTAATTGATTAGATTTTAATTGAAACAAATTTACCAGAGATGGGCATAGGCATGTTGTATAATTTAAGCAAGCCATTGTAGGATGTTAGCATGAGTACACTAACATTGATGGTAGAAAAGGAAAGAAGATGTAATATTTAACACAGCATATCAATAATCAAATAATGTTTTGCTGTTAGATACCTAAATTCATTATCGGATACCGCGCTCCTCTATTTTGCAGTGAACAAGGCAGTAAATTAATTTACTCGGTATCCTGCAAATGATAGGTATTGTTTACCCAATAGCTTGCCGCGCCAAAAAGCGGTGCAAGTTCGCCCAATTCGGTTATTTCGATAGGGATATGAATATCTTTTTTGTTTAAGCAACTTAAAAGATGTGGCATAAACCGTAACGATGCTTTGGTAATATTACCACCAATAACTATTACATCGGGGTGCTCTTTTTCAATAAAGCTCTCTAAAAACACGGCCAAATTTTCGGCAAAAAGCTTAAAAACAGCCCGCGCTACGCCCGAAACACCGCATATATCATTCAAAGCCTTTACGTTGGCTATGTTGATGCCCGTGCGGTCAAAATATTCTTTTAAAAACCAGCGGGTTGATATGTAGTCTTCAGCAATTCCATCCATCATTGGCGAATTCCATAATTCACCATCAGCAGCTACACCGTTGTTGTAAACAGCGGTACCTAAACCGGTGCCCAGGGTTAAAGCAATTGCTTTTTTGCTATTTAACGCAGCACCCGCAAACACTTCGCCTTTTAAAAAACACTCGGCATCGTTAAACATTAAAATGTTTGCTGTTGGTATATTAAGCCTTTGGGCCAATAGTTGTTTAATATTTAAACCGTATAACGAATCGTATTTTTTGTTGCCTTTTATGTATGATATTCCGGCTTCATAATCAAACGGGCCGGGCATAGCTATGCCAATTTTTTTTTCGGTTATGTTTACCGTAGCAAAAGCTTGTTCAATTATTGCGGTCCAGGCTGCAATAATATCTGTAGCCTCTCCCCACGAATTAATAAATGCCCTGAAATACGACTTTTGCACTATTTCCCTTGTATTCAAATCTACAAAACCAACCGTTATGTGCGATCCGCCAATATCAATACCTAAAATTAAATCTTCTTGTTTCATCATAAATTTTGTTGCTGCATAAGCTATGCACGGAGCAGTAAATTTAGCATTTCATTCTAATAATTCAAATATTCAAAGCACCAATCTGTACTATGGTTTACCTTGCTTTACGGGTAATTGCGGGGCGTGGTATTCGGTAAAAAACACACATCCAGCCTTCGCTTTTAAACCTTTAAGCCAGGGATAATAGGACTAACATACAATACATTACAACTGTAATATTAATATTTAACCTCCAACTAAAACAGTTAGCTATTTTTCGATGTTGTAGCACCTAAAAAACAGGATAACCATATGACTACAGAAATTTACCCGGGGCAGCCCTACCCCTTAGGTGCAACATGGGATGGCAAAAGCGTTAATTTTGCGTTATACGCCGACAATGCCACGGCAGTAACTTTATGTTTATTTAACTCGGTTAACGACGAAACCGAAATTGAAAAAATACAGTTAACCGAACGCTCGCACCAGGTATGGCATGTTTGCCTGCCCGGAATAAAACCAGGCCAGTTATATGGCTACCGGGTTGATGGACCTTACGAACCCCAAAACGGGCATCGTTACAATCAAAACAAGTTACTGATAGACCCTTATGCCAAAGCTATTGCAGGCATGATTGACTGGAACAACGGCATTTTTGGCTACGAACCCGGCAACCCGGAAGAGGACCTTAGCTTTAGCAATATTGACAGTGCGCCATTCATTCCAAAAGCGGTAGTTATCGACCCTTCTTTTAATTGGGAAAACGATTGCAGCCCTAACAGGCCCTATCATTTATCCATCATATACGAAGCACACGTTAAAGGCTTAACCCAAACCCATCCCGACATACCCGACGAAATTAGGGGAACCTATGCAGGCATGGCCCACCCCGCCATGATTGCCTATTTAACAAGCCTTGGCATTACCGCTATTGAACTGATGCCCGTGCACCATTTTGTAATAGACGGGCATTTGAAAGAGAAAGGTTTAAGTAATTATTGGGGCTACAACACCATTGGCTTTTTTGCACCTCACTCGGGTTATTCAAGTTCGGGAGTAGTTGGCGAGCAGGTAACCGAGTTTAAAAACATGGTTAAAGAATTGCACAAAGCCGGCATTGAAGTGATACTGGATGTGGTTTACAACCATACCGCCGAAGGTAACCATTTAGGCCCAACGGTATCGTTTAAGGGTATAGACAATGCATCGTACTACCGCTTAACCGACGACAAACGCTACTATAACGATTATACCGGTACCGGCAACACCTTAAATGCCAATTTGCCAAACGTATTGCGTTTGCTGATGGATAGTTTGCGCTACTGGGTTACCGAGATGCACGTTGATGGTTTTAGGTTTGATTTGGCTGCAACCCTTGCGCGCGAACTGCACGCAGTAAACCAGTTAAGTGCCTTTTTTGATATTATTTACCAGGACCCTATTATATCGCAGGTTAAACTGATTGCCGAACCGTGGGACATTGGCGAAGGTGGTTACCAGGTGGGCAAGTTTCCGC includes:
- the glgX gene encoding glycogen debranching protein GlgX encodes the protein MTTEIYPGQPYPLGATWDGKSVNFALYADNATAVTLCLFNSVNDETEIEKIQLTERSHQVWHVCLPGIKPGQLYGYRVDGPYEPQNGHRYNQNKLLIDPYAKAIAGMIDWNNGIFGYEPGNPEEDLSFSNIDSAPFIPKAVVIDPSFNWENDCSPNRPYHLSIIYEAHVKGLTQTHPDIPDEIRGTYAGMAHPAMIAYLTSLGITAIELMPVHHFVIDGHLKEKGLSNYWGYNTIGFFAPHSGYSSSGVVGEQVTEFKNMVKELHKAGIEVILDVVYNHTAEGNHLGPTVSFKGIDNASYYRLTDDKRYYNDYTGTGNTLNANLPNVLRLLMDSLRYWVTEMHVDGFRFDLAATLARELHAVNQLSAFFDIIYQDPIISQVKLIAEPWDIGEGGYQVGKFPPGWAEWNGIYRDCIRDYWRGADSMLSDFAERFTGSSDLYQNDYRRPTASINFITAHDGFTLNDLVSYNDKHNDANGEGNNDGESNNRSWNCGAEGPTDDSAINELRERQKRNFLTTLFLSQGVPMLVSGDELSKTQNGNNNAYCQDNELSWINWDKQDTALLNFTKKLIDLRKNHPTFCRRHWFQGQPIKGINDIAWFLPEGTELTEEHWKADFAKSLGVYINGKGIKTRGEKGQKMVDDHFYIIFNAHHEPLTYILPPEQFAPDWQKILDTAQPDWEKKETCKAGEDIKIQGRSVVVLTHKLLSDK